The Chordicoccus furentiruminis DNA window GGCCATAAACAGCGGGCTCTGCAGCATCTCGAGGATCGTGTTGTCCCGGATGTTGGTATTCGAGTAATGAATGAACACACAGGGCTCCGCGTCGCCGTTGGCGTTGATGTGGAAATAGTTCCGCCCTCCGGCGATGCAGCCGCCGACATACTCGCCGTCGTTCTGGAAATCCATCGGGTAGAACTCGATGTCGCAGTCGTTCGAACGGACCTGACGGATCCGGTGGATCATGTTCCGGCGCTGCTCCACCGTCGGCATCAGATCCAGCACCGCGTTCTTTCCGACCGGCATGTAGTGGAAGTAGAAGCCGAAGTGCGCGCCCTTGTCCGCCAGCATCCGCAGGAAGCCGTCATTGGTCACCGCTTCGATATTCTGGCGCGTGTAGCAGATCGAGGTGCCGAAGAGAATGCCGTTCTTCTTCAGCAGATCCATCGCCTCCATTACCTTCTGGTAATGGCCGTTTCCGCGGCGCGCGTCGTTGGTCTCCGGCGTTCCCTCGATGGAGAGCATGAAGATCATATTGCCCAGCTTCTTCACCTCGTCGCAGAGGGCCTGATCGATCAGCGTCGAATTGGTGTAGGCCGCGAACTGGCAGTCCTGATGCTTCTTCATCAGCTTCAGCACATCCTTCTTGCGGACCATCGGCTCGCCGCCGGTCATCATGTAGAGATGCACGCCCAGCGCCTTGCCCTCGGTGACGATCTTGTCCATCTCCTCATAGGTGAGGTTGCTCTTGTGTCCGTAGGTGCCGGACCAGCAGCCGACGCAGTGCATGTTGCATGCCTGCGTCGGGTCAAAGAGGATCAGCCACGGGATATTGCAGTTGTATTTCTCACGGTTCTCGCGGATCTCCTTCGTCCCGTTGAGGAACGCCTCGTACCCGAGGTTCAGAAGCGTCATCTTCGCGACATGCGGATCCGTCTCCACCAGAATCCTGTCAATCATTTTGAACCAGCGGTTGTCCGGATCCTTGATCGCCGCCCGGACCTGGTCCAGCTTTTCCTTCGTGGCCGCCCTGCCGAACTTGGATCCGGCGAGATCCACGATCTTGAGATAGACGGAGGTCCTGTCATCCGTATTCCGGATATGCCGGATCAGACCTTCCAGTAAGACGTTCATCGCCTGACGCTCTGCTGCATGTGATAATGATGCCACGATATTCTCTCCCTTTCTCTTGAACAAACCAGACAGCCTGCGCTGTTGTTACCATTTATAAAGTGAACCCCAAAGTGAACCCCGGTGAATCGGGAAATGCACCCGCCGCCCCAAAAAACGGAACGCCCCCGCGGTCTTCAGAAGACCGCCGACAGATAGTTGATCAGCAGATCCACCCCGCCGATCAGCACAAGGCATCCGCCTACCGCGACCAGCTGGTTCAACGGCCCGTAGCCGAGCCAGAATCCGCAGAAGACGCCGACCAGCGCACTGGCGGCCGTGATCACGCCGACGATCAGCGCGGAGAGCAGCAGCTTAAGCCCCATGAAGCCGAAGCCGACACCCGCGATCAGCGCGTCGATGGACGTGAGGAACGCCCAGAACAATACGACCCGCACATGGAATTCGTCCTGTTTCTTCTCCTCCAGATGCCTTCGGCTCTTCTTCACCGACTTGGTGATCATCGTGATGCCGAGCACGAAGAACGTGCAGGCCGCGAGAAACGACCAGAGAAACTGCACGGAGGTGTACCCTCTCCGGATCGCCGGGATCATCGTGATGGCGCTGCCAAGAAGCATCATGCCCATCTGAAAACCCGTGAACAGCCCGACCATCGCCGCGCAGCGTGTCTTCCTGATCTCCGAGACAGTCGCCCCCCGGTACAGACAATATGCAAATACGTCGAGCGACAGCCCGATGGAAATCACAATCAGTTGCCAGAGGCCCATCCGTCCTACCACCTTTCCCGTTTCAGACTTATTATATGGAAGAACGCCTGTTTTCGGTATGCCAATAGAAACGATGTGTACCGGTGCCGGATACAGATCATCGGGTTTGTAGCCTGTTTCCTGCGGTTTTCAGCCGTCCCGCCCCGAACGCCGCCGGTTTTTGCCGCCCTCCCGGTCTGCTTTATACCTGTTTCAGCCTGCCTTCAGCAGGCATCGGCCTGTCCCCGAAATTTTTTCAATTCTGTCAAACTTTTCATTGCTTTTCATCGGGCAGGGTGCTAGAATACTTCTCGGACGGTTAGTTCAATGGGAGAGCACTCGCTTCACGTGTGAGGGGTTGCAGGTTCGAGTCCTGTACCGTCCATTTTTCATGCCCGGAGTTTCAAAAGAGAAAAGCCGGTTCAGAAAGGCCGGGGCATCAGAGCCCGCCGGAAAAGCGGGACGGGAGAAAAGCCATCTCCCGTCCCGCTTTTCCGGCGCCCGATGCCCCGGCCTTATTTCATTCCATCCCGTCATACCCCCCTGACCGCGTCAGCCGCCGACTTCGCTGTCCCGCTCCCTGTACCGTTGCTCGACCCACCTGTCCCACCGGCGGAAGCGGAAGAAACGGCCTCTCCGGTCAACCGCGTACCAGCAGATCAGATTGAGCGCCAGCGCAGTCAGCACATCGAACAGAGAATGCTGCTTGATGTAGACCGTCGACAGAATGATCAGCAGTCCCCAGACTGTCATCCCGAGAAATTTCGGAAGCGCAATGGGGCGCTTCCGCCTCGTCCGGCTGAGTGCGACCAGCACCGCGGTCGTGTTGAATACATGAATGCTGGGGAATACATTCGTCGGCGTATCCGACCGCCAGACAGCCGCCACCATCCTCGTCAGCACGTTATCCCTCGGCATCTCATACAGACGGAGCGGCTGGCGGTTCGGGATAAACGTGGAGATCAGAAGAAACACCGTCATCCCGGTCATAAGAGAGGTCGCCAGCTCGTCGAAGCACGTCCGGTCCGTCAGATAGACATACACAATTCCAATCGTGATGAAAAGGAACCACGAAAGATAGGGGATCACGAACCACTCGTTGAAGGGAATGAACCGGTCAACCGCCAGAATGACCTGAACATAGTGCGCCCTTGGTACGATCTCGATAATATGGAACCAAACCAGATACGCAAGCAGATAGAAGATCAGCGGCCACACATGGTCCAGATCATTCTCTCTCGTCCATCCGAAAAACGCCTTCACCAGTTTCATCCGCCGCTGTCTTCCCCGATCGTCCGTCCGCTCCGAAAGCGCGGTTCGATCCGCTGCCCGCCGCTCAGTACCGCACCTTGAATTCATACTCATGCTCTTCCGCCGGAATGATCTGCTCCTCAACATCCGTAATCTCGATGAAGCGCTGCTCTCCGAGACGGGTCATCATCTCGTCGAGCACGGACCGCGGCCCCTGGATCTCCATCTCGACCCGATCGTCGCAGACGTTTCTCACCCATCCGGTCACGCCCAGTGACTGGGCGATCCATGTGGCCCGGTACCGGAAACCAACTGCGGTCACCTGGCCGCTGACCAGCAGATGCTTTCGTATGACATCCCGCATCGCTTTTTCCCTTCTTCTCCTGCTCCGGGCCGCCTTGCCGTTCTTTCCGGAATCTGCATCCGTGAGACACCGATCCCGCGCTTCCCCGTTCCAGTCCGGAATACCCTTCCTTCCGCCGACCGTCTCTCCCGGATCCGCCGCACGCGGTGTACGTCTCCCTCCCTCGCCGGTGTTCCGGCACTCCGGACCGCTGTTGTCCGACGGTGATCCTGTCTGCGCCGTTTCCGGGAGAAAGCCCTCGCAGATGAAAATGTCATAATCCTGCGAAAGCTTCCTGATCACCTCCGGTGAACGCACCGTCCATGCCGCGGTCGTCGCATGGAACAAATCCCGAAGAATCCGGAAACGCATCAGCCCGGTCTGCTTCCAGTTCCACGCGATGAAATCCGGCTTCGTGAAGAAATTACCCGCGCAGCAGCTGGCGAGGAACCCGCAGATGATCCACGGAAACGAAAGCCCCGTATATTTTTCAGACAGCTGCCCGCGGAGCGTCTCCGGGCGGTTCTTTCGGAACCAGCGCAGTACCATCGGATTGAATGACTCGATGCACATCGGACCCTGATACACGTCCAGCGCTTCCGCCACATGGGAGCAGAGCGGCTCGACCCGGCTCAGATTCTCGCACTTGACCTCGACGATCAGCGGCACCCGGCCGGCGACCGTCCCGAGCGCCTCCTCGAACAGCGGAATCCGTTCCTCCGAATGAAACAGCCGGATGTCCCGAAGCTCCCTCCAGGTCATCCCGCTGATGTCGCGGTCCTGCCCGGCCGTGCGCTTCAGCGTGTCGTCGTGGGACACCACCAGCGTCTCGTCATCCGCCTCCCGTACATCCAGCTCCACGCCATATCCCGCCGCGACCGCCGCCGCGAAGGCGGGAATCGTGTTCTCCGGTGCCGGCCCGCCGTTGTCGTGCAGGCCGCGGTGGGCGATCAGCCGCCGTCCGAACACCTCCATCCGCTCCTTCCGGCCTTCTCCGGGCCAGACGGCGAGAATCCAGCAAACCGCAAGAGCAAAAACGACATATACAAGGATCTGCATGCCTTCATCCTCACGGCCGCAATGGCTATCTGATGTTCCGGGCGCCTCCGCAGCCTGCCCGCCGCGGCCTAATGGCACGAGGCAGACCGCCGGAGCGTCTCACCGCCGCGTTCGGCCCGTACGGTTCCGGACGCGGCATGCATGTGCTTCCATGATATAGCAGAAAAGCCGGCATCGTCAAGAAAAGCCCCGAGGCATCATCCTCGGGGCTTCGAAGTGGAACGTACAGGGCTCGAACCTGTGACCTTTCACACGTCAAGCGAATGCTCTCCCAGCTGAGCTAACGTTCCGTATCCATGACAGCCGCGCTGTCAACAGAAAGCATTGTACCACAGCATTTCCCGCAAGGCAATCACTTTTTTCATGATCATTGCCTTTTTCTGCGTCCTCGTAGTATGATGAGGAGGAATCCGACCCGTGCGGACGGCCGCCGGCTCTGCCGGCCGTCCGTCAAGAAGAAAGAAGGAGTGATATGAGTCTGAATCTGCCCGATCACTATGATCCCCATATGACTGTCCGGGAAACACAGGACGCCATCAAGTTCATCCGGGACCTGTTCCAGAAGGAATTCGGCAAGGAAATGCACCTGGAGCGCATCTCCGCCCCTCTGTTCGTCTCCCAGTCATCCGGCTTCAACGACAACCTGAACGGCGTGGAGCGGCCGGTTGCATTTGACATGAAATCCATCCCCGGCGAAACCTTCGAGGTGGTGCAGTCCCTCGCGAAGTGGAAGCGCTACGCGCTGGGTCAGTACGGCTTTCAGCCGGGCGAGGGTCTCTACACCAACATGAACGCGATCCGGAGAGACGAGGATCTGGACAATCTCCATTCCTGCTACGTGGATCAGTGGGACTGGGAGATGGTGATCACGAAGGAGGACCGGACGGAGGCTTTCCTCCGGTCCGTCGTGAAGAGCATCTTCCGGATCATAAAGCATGCCGAGCATGAGGTCTGGTACCGCTACCCGAACGCGGTCTACCATCTGCCGGATGAAATCGCGTTCGTCTCCTCGGAGGAGCTGGAGAAGCGCTGGCCGGATCGGACCCGGAAGGAGCGGGAGGACCGCATCGCCCGGGAAACCGGTGCGGTGTTCGTCAGCCATATCGGCTGGCCTCTGGCCGACGGCAAGCCGCATGACGGCCGCGCGCCGGACTACGACGACTGGAACCTGAACGGCGATATCCTGTTCTGGTTCGAGCCGCTGCACTGCGCGCTGGAGATCTCGAGCATGGGAATCCGCGTCGATCCTGACTCGCTCGCGAAGCAGCTGAAGGCCGCCAACTGCGAGTACCGCAAGGAGCTGCCCTACCACAAGGCGCTGGCCGCCGGCCGGCTTCCGCTCACCATCGGCGGCGGTATCGGCCAGTCAAGGCTCTGCATGCTGCTGCTCGGCCGCGTGCACATCGGCGAAGTGCAGGCCTCGATCTGGCCGGAGGCGATGCGGGAGGAATGCCGCGCTCACGGCGTGACGCTGCTGTAAAAGCAACGGTGCCGCGCCCTGTCCCGAAAACCGGACCCCGGCTTCACCGCGAAGCCGGGGTCCTCTTATGCCAGACTGTCCTTCCGTTTCTCTTATTTCACGCCCAATCCGGCGGATCGCCTTCCGATCTTCCCCGTCCGGCTTTCCGGCCGGTTCTTCCGGTCAGTGGCCGAGGAGCTTCCCGATCTGCTTCTCATTCAGGACCCGGCCCGAAGAGACGACCTTTCCGTCGATCATGAGCGCCGGTGTGCTCATGATGCCGTATCCCGCGATGACAGAGAAGTCTGTGATGTACTCGATCTCCGCGTCAACGCCCCTCTCCGCCGCCGCTTTTTTCGTATTCGCCAGCAGCGCCTCGCATTTACTGCATCCGCCTCCGAGAACCTTGATATTCATGTTCTGCCTCCTGTATATGATGATGTCTGCTGAAAACGTTTCTGCGTCCGGTTCGCGATTCTGACAAGCGTCAGCATCACCGGCACTTCCGTCAGCACGCCGACCGTCGTCGCGAGCGCCGCCGGACTCGTCGTGCCGAAGAGCGCGATCGCAACCGCCAGTTCAAAGAAATTCGACGCTCCGATCAGACCCGCGGGCGCTGCGATGTCAAAAGGCAGTCCGACGAGCTTTGCCGCTCCAAAGGCAATGAAGAAAATCAGAAACGTCTGGATGATCAAAGGCACCGCGATCAGAACGATATGGAGCGGATTGGAGAGAATCACCTCCGACTGTGACGCAAAGATGATAACCAGCGTCAGAAGCAGTCCGGCCGTCGTCGCATGGTCGAACCGGTGGACAAACACCTCCTCCAGATACCGCTGTCCTTTTGCTCTTGTGACGACGGCTCTCGTAAGAGCGCCGGCCGCGAGCGGGATCACGACAAAAAGGAAGATGCTGACGAACAGCGTGCTGTAAGGCACGGTCACATCGGATACGCCAAGCAGGAATTTCACGATCGGAACGAATGCGACCAGAATGATCAGATCGTTCGTCGCGACCTGAACTACCGTGTAGGCAGGGTTCCCATGTGTCAGCGTGCTCCAGACGAAGACCATGGCCGTACAGGGCGCCGCGCCGAGAAGCACGGCGCCGGCGAGATACCGGGTGGCCAGCTCCGGCGAAATGAAGGGTCTGAATATCACAGTCAGAAACAGCCAGGCCAGGCCGTACATGGTAAAGGGCTTGATCAGCCAGTTCGCGATCCAGGTCACGAACAGCCCCTTCGGGTTCTTCCCCACTTCCCGGATGCTCTGGAAATCGA harbors:
- a CDS encoding radical SAM protein codes for the protein MASLSHAAERQAMNVLLEGLIRHIRNTDDRTSVYLKIVDLAGSKFGRAATKEKLDQVRAAIKDPDNRWFKMIDRILVETDPHVAKMTLLNLGYEAFLNGTKEIRENREKYNCNIPWLILFDPTQACNMHCVGCWSGTYGHKSNLTYEEMDKIVTEGKALGVHLYMMTGGEPMVRKKDVLKLMKKHQDCQFAAYTNSTLIDQALCDEVKKLGNMIFMLSIEGTPETNDARRGNGHYQKVMEAMDLLKKNGILFGTSICYTRQNIEAVTNDGFLRMLADKGAHFGFYFHYMPVGKNAVLDLMPTVEQRRNMIHRIRQVRSNDCDIEFYPMDFQNDGEYVGGCIAGGRNYFHINANGDAEPCVFIHYSNTNIRDNTILEMLQSPLFMAYHEGQPFNRNHLRPCPMLENPELLKKMVEETGAHQTNVEAPEEADELCAKTAAYAKAWAPVAAEEWASETHKKPTYENYTKEKREHPELAAFEHVS
- a CDS encoding manganese efflux pump MntP; protein product: MGLWQLIVISIGLSLDVFAYCLYRGATVSEIRKTRCAAMVGLFTGFQMGMMLLGSAITMIPAIRRGYTSVQFLWSFLAACTFFVLGITMITKSVKKSRRHLEEKKQDEFHVRVVLFWAFLTSIDALIAGVGFGFMGLKLLLSALIVGVITAASALVGVFCGFWLGYGPLNQLVAVGGCLVLIGGVDLLINYLSAVF
- a CDS encoding phosphatase PAP2 family protein, whose amino-acid sequence is MKLVKAFFGWTRENDLDHVWPLIFYLLAYLVWFHIIEIVPRAHYVQVILAVDRFIPFNEWFVIPYLSWFLFITIGIVYVYLTDRTCFDELATSLMTGMTVFLLISTFIPNRQPLRLYEMPRDNVLTRMVAAVWRSDTPTNVFPSIHVFNTTAVLVALSRTRRKRPIALPKFLGMTVWGLLIILSTVYIKQHSLFDVLTALALNLICWYAVDRRGRFFRFRRWDRWVEQRYRERDSEVGG
- a CDS encoding glycerophosphodiester phosphodiesterase family protein codes for the protein MQILVYVVFALAVCWILAVWPGEGRKERMEVFGRRLIAHRGLHDNGGPAPENTIPAFAAAVAAGYGVELDVREADDETLVVSHDDTLKRTAGQDRDISGMTWRELRDIRLFHSEERIPLFEEALGTVAGRVPLIVEVKCENLSRVEPLCSHVAEALDVYQGPMCIESFNPMVLRWFRKNRPETLRGQLSEKYTGLSFPWIICGFLASCCAGNFFTKPDFIAWNWKQTGLMRFRILRDLFHATTAAWTVRSPEVIRKLSQDYDIFICEGFLPETAQTGSPSDNSGPECRNTGEGGRRTPRAADPGETVGGRKGIPDWNGEARDRCLTDADSGKNGKAARSRRRREKAMRDVIRKHLLVSGQVTAVGFRYRATWIAQSLGVTGWVRNVCDDRVEMEIQGPRSVLDEMMTRLGEQRFIEITDVEEQIIPAEEHEYEFKVRY
- the asnA gene encoding aspartate--ammonia ligase; translated protein: MSLNLPDHYDPHMTVRETQDAIKFIRDLFQKEFGKEMHLERISAPLFVSQSSGFNDNLNGVERPVAFDMKSIPGETFEVVQSLAKWKRYALGQYGFQPGEGLYTNMNAIRRDEDLDNLHSCYVDQWDWEMVITKEDRTEAFLRSVVKSIFRIIKHAEHEVWYRYPNAVYHLPDEIAFVSSEELEKRWPDRTRKEREDRIARETGAVFVSHIGWPLADGKPHDGRAPDYDDWNLNGDILFWFEPLHCALEISSMGIRVDPDSLAKQLKAANCEYRKELPYHKALAAGRLPLTIGGGIGQSRLCMLLLGRVHIGEVQASIWPEAMREECRAHGVTLL
- a CDS encoding thioredoxin family protein, coding for MNIKVLGGGCSKCEALLANTKKAAAERGVDAEIEYITDFSVIAGYGIMSTPALMIDGKVVSSGRVLNEKQIGKLLGH
- the arsB gene encoding ACR3 family arsenite efflux transporter, whose protein sequence is MPHHIDKCKYEKKNEDISFFQRYLTVWVLLCMAVGVLTGHFLPAVPHTLGRMQVAGISIPIAVLIWIMIYPMMIRVDFQSIREVGKNPKGLFVTWIANWLIKPFTMYGLAWLFLTVIFRPFISPELATRYLAGAVLLGAAPCTAMVFVWSTLTHGNPAYTVVQVATNDLIILVAFVPIVKFLLGVSDVTVPYSTLFVSIFLFVVIPLAAGALTRAVVTRAKGQRYLEEVFVHRFDHATTAGLLLTLVIIFASQSEVILSNPLHIVLIAVPLIIQTFLIFFIAFGAAKLVGLPFDIAAPAGLIGASNFFELAVAIALFGTTSPAALATTVGVLTEVPVMLTLVRIANRTQKRFQQTSSYTGGRT